A part of Bacteroidales bacterium genomic DNA contains:
- a CDS encoding DUF2141 domain-containing protein, with protein MKKSLLLLLVLLFIKPLILFAQFSLTIELNNLRNNNGQILLQIYDENQNKVKGAYGSIINKKCVIIIENLKSGRYAFKYFHDENKNDKLDTNWIGIPNEGYGFSNNAKGTFGPPSFEKWIFQIKDNKKMICNPNY; from the coding sequence ATGAAAAAATCTTTATTACTATTATTAGTACTTTTATTCATTAAACCTTTGATTTTATTTGCCCAATTCTCTTTAACTATTGAGTTAAACAATTTACGAAATAATAATGGACAAATACTTTTGCAAATTTACGATGAAAATCAGAACAAAGTGAAAGGCGCATATGGAAGTATTATAAATAAAAAATGTGTTATAATTATTGAAAATCTTAAATCGGGTAGATATGCTTTTAAATATTTTCATGATGAGAATAAAAATGATAAATTAGACACCAATTGGATTGGAATACCTAATGAAGGATACGGATTTTCAAATAATGCAAAAGGTACTTTTGGTCCGCCATCGTTTGAAAAATGGATTTTTCAGATAAAAGACAACAAAAAAATGATTTGCAACCCAAATTATTGA